A stretch of DNA from Candidatus Bathyarchaeota archaeon:
AGGGTTTTTGCGTCAACAAAACAGGTGATATCATTGTACATGCCTTTTGCGGGTTTTCCTAACACGCCGTCGACACGTTTTGAGTAATAAACTGAAATGTCATAGCCTTTAACGATTGTAGGCTCATAAATTACGGTTCCAATCTTCAATTCGGTTAACCTCTTTGTCGGATAATGTCTTTAATTAAAAACCTAATAGAACTATTTTAATTTGGTTCTGAAAAATGAGGAACCATAGACCAGAAAACCGATGTCTTACGATTTTTTAATATGAGTATTTAAATGAACACCCTAATTTTTTGTAGAATTTTGAAAATTTTTTGGTCAACAAGGCATTTATGCAAGAAACGAGCAAAGAATTTAGTGTGGCAGGGGACAAATAGCTCTCGTAACGGAAGTATAGTTAGCTGCTTTGTCAACCAGACCAGTTGGTTTTGGCTAACTGAACCTGAATAAAATTGGCTAGCACACCTAACTGAAACAGAGAGGTAGCGTGTAAATCCTCTTAACACCGAACTCAGCTATCCTTATGGTCTAGAAGCACGCACACCATATTACCTTGCCACCACAAGAATTCTAGGTTACAAAAGCAAATCGCAATCATCTTTAAGTTTAAATCCGATGACAATAATTATTTTTACGTTAAACCCCACTTGGTGCATCATATGAACATAAAAATTGATTACGTCAAATGCAAAGAATGTGACATTTACACTTGTGTTGACTGTTGTGCGATGGCAGTTTTCAACATAGAAGACAACAAACCAGTCATAGTTGACATAGACTCCTGCACACTTTGTGGAATCTGCGAAGACCTATGCCAAAAAAAGGCAATAACACTAGACAGAAGCTAAACAATTTTTGTGTTTTTGTAAAGTGTAAATTTCGTTTATGGCATAAATAACAAAAGGGAGTTCCACAGTAGAAATCACCCTGAAAATAGAAATGAACTAACCCAAACAATGATTGGCTATCATTTCTAACAAAAATAAAGAAGGAAAATAACTGATGAAACTCGAAACCAACATTGACTCTTTTGAAGCTGAAATACAAGAAAACAAACTGATTTTGAAATCAAAATTTCCTTTGAAAATATTGAGTTCAGCGGTTTTGAATGGGGGTACACAAAAGGCAAACTGCATAATTAATGTGCAGGTATCAGAAGACACGGGTAGTGATGTTGATGACAAGGTTCACAGGGATGCCCGAGACTTTTTGTTAGATGAAATAACTAAAGCAGGCATTCCTCAAGATAATGTAGTAGCGATAATGACTGCTGCGCGAATGACAAATGTTGAAGTAGTTTCAGAAAAGTTTCAGGACCTCACGTTAACAACCTTTGTTACTGCAGGGGCATATTTTGCGGCCACACCAGGAGATGAAATAGCTTCAAAGCAGGTTGCGTTTCCTCCAAAGAAATGGGGCACCATAAACACGATTATTGTAGTCGATGGTAATCTTACGGAGAGCTGCATGGTTAACGCAATTGTTTCAGCAACTGAAGCAAAAGCAGCTGCACTAAGAGAGCTTGACGTTAGAAGCCGTTTTTCCGGGGAAGTAGCCACCGGAACAGTAACAGACAGCGTAGTAATTGCATGCACAAAACATGGGAACACCATAAAGTATGCAGGCAGCGGCACAATAATAGGAGAGTTGATTGGTAAATCAGTCAAGGTTGCCCTGAAATCAGCTATTTTCAAGCAAGAAAACATGTACTCCAACCGGTCTCTAACAAGAAGGTTAGAAGAAAGGGGAGTAACCGTTGAAAACTTGACAATTTTATTCTCACAGATTCGTCCAATTCTTCGAAACAATCTAGAAAAACGTGAACAGTTCATTAAAGAATTCAAACAAGTGTTAGCTGACCAAAACATCGCAGCTTTAGTCATTGCTGCATTGCGGTTGGATGAAGATGTGAAAACTAACTTGATTCCTGAAGGCAAAAATAACGAAGAAACGGATGATTTTGTTCTTCATAAGATTCTGCAAAAGGCAGTAACAGATTACTTGTCAAAACAAGAAGCAGAGTTCAAATTTGTTAGACCAGATTATTTGAGTTCAACCTTTTCTGATGAAATGGGCTGGTTTACCAGAAGTGTTCTTTCTGCAGTTATGCATTGTGTTTATTTGAATACTTTAGAAAAACAAAAAGACTGAAAACAGCGATTGGGCATTAATAATGCGCTTGTTGGCTTTTGTCTGATTATGTCGCAATCCTTATAGCTTACTTTAAGTAAGTTCTCGATTCTGAAGAGGAATCAGCTTTGAAGTTTGGAATGTTCATTTATGAACCTACTCCTGTTGAAGGATTCGATCTACAAGTATACCGTCTTAAATCAGAACGAGGAATTGTTGGAACTCCAAATCCTGAAATGACAACCAACATTGCATGTTTCGGCGACAACAACATGGCAGAACAACACCCCGATTGGGTTGCCCAATCTGCCCACGGACCTGCACTGCGAACGAACAAATACTACAACCTACGTTGGGACATCGTCTGCAACCAAGAAAAACAAATGATTGATTACATGCTTGACCTAATCGAAAAAACCGCAGAATACACCAAAGGAATCACCGTCAGCAGCATGCACGTAGCGGACCACGGATTCTGCATATGCCCAAGATGCAAAGCAGCCCACGCCAAAAGCGGCATGGACTTGCTTGAATGGAGAGCACAAACAGTAACAGATTTCATCGGTGCAGCTAAAGAACGAGTGAAAAACAAACCATTCTATGTTGGATTACTTCCTGACCCAGTTAACTGCTATGAACGCTTCGGCCTAGACTTTGACGCCCTAGCAGAATTTGCAACAGCCTTTGTTGTTCCACACTGGTCAAAGACCTATGCAAGCCCCTGGTATTTTGAAACAATGGCTCGTTCATTCAAGAAATTACTTAAAAAACCAGTATATCCAGGTCTGTACATTCAAGGTCCAGGCGACGACCCTAACGAACTTGAAAACCACACCCAACTACTCAAAACAGCTTGTCGTATTGCCCGAACTGGCGTAGACGGACTCATCTTCCTAGCCGCAAACGCTCAAATCATGAAAAACTTCCAAAGAAAATGCGTCGAAGACGTAAAACTTCGCGAATTTTTGGATGGCTATGGCGGCAAACCAGTCTTAGATCTGGTTGACAAATGGGAAACCATACTCGACTAAAACTGTAGTGTGCACATTTTTTGCACACTTGCAATATTTTTTTAAAAAAAATCAATTCTCTAGACTGCAACACTGAAAAGGTAGTTAATTTTTTGACATTTACATCGATAATAGGAAAACATGCCTAGTTTAGTTCTAGAACTTTGATGTTGCAAAGTTTTTGGGTAATGAAGCAAAGCTTATATAATCTGCATCGAAGTATTTTGCAGTTTTAAAACGAGGAATGAGGATGGAATTCGGCAATTACCTTTATGAACCAAAGAAGGTTGAAGGATTCGACTTTGATGTGTACCGACTGAAACCAGAAACAGGACGACGCGGAACCCCACAAAATGACATGTGGAACAACATTGCAGTTTTCGGCGACAACGTAACTGGTCGTGCTCACCCAGAATGGGTTTCTGAATCAGCACGTGGACGAGGAGTACGAGGAAACAATCAATATAACCTACACTGGGACGTTTTGTGCCCCACAGTTCCAGAATTTAGAGAAGAACAACTAGACTACATACAGAAAACAGTAGAAGCAACAAACCAGCCAATCTTCTTGAACAGCTGGCACTTTGCTGACCACGGACACTGCACCTGTGAACGATGCAACAAACTCTGGAAAGAAAGCGGACTTGAATGGTTCGAATGGCGCAACCAAACAATCACAGAATTCATCAAAGACGTAAAAGAACGTGTAAAAACCAAACTAGTACTAGCAGTTCTACCTGACCCAGCAAACGCAGACCAACGCTTTGGTATGGACTTTAAAGAACTATACAAAATCTGTGACGCATTCAACATTGTAATGTTCTCTCAGAACTATGCAACTTCATGGTATTGGGAAATGCTTGCACGCGCTTTCAGGAGAATCTTCCCAGAAAAACCAGTATATTCTAACGTTTACGTATGTGGCCCAGGCGACGATCCAAACAACTGTCCAACAACCGAACACTTGATCAGACTTTCTGTTCGTGTAATGCGAACTGGAATTGACGGCATCATATATCTTGCAGACGTTGCAGATAACATGGTCAAATTCCAGAAAGCAGTAACAGAAAAAGGCGAATACAGAGACTCGCTAAGTGACTACGGTGGACAACCAGCTCTCGATCTGTTTAACAGATGGGACAGTTTGTTCTAAGTAAACAACCAAGTGTTTTAACCAGAGGCTTCGGCCTTTCTTTTATTTTTTTTATTTTAAATCTAATAGGATACTTTGTAGATTTCGTAAAAATGAAATCTTGGTTACTGTTTTTTGTAAGTTCTTAGTAAAGCCAACATAGCCAAAACAACCACAATAACCGTTAAAGTAGGAAGGGTTGTTGCTAGAGTTAACCCAATTGAGCTAAAACTCAAAAAGAGCCCCATTAAGGTTGTAAGGGCAAAGCTTAGTCCGATAGAAAAAACGATTATTTCGATTGGGTCCAAGGTTGTTTTTTTGGGGAACAAAGTTTTTGTTAAACAGTATCCAGGCAAGAAAGCTACCAGAACAAAAGCAAACACGTATCGTATGTAAGATACTAAACCTTGGTTTTCAGGAATCAAAACAATAGAAGCAAACGTCAATATGGAGGTAACCATGATAATCCAGAACCAGTAATTATCTTTTGCAAAAAGAAATTGTACAAAGTTTTGTTTGGGCGTTTTTGGCTCTTCGAGGGAAACCATTCCTTTTTTGTGGAGTCTTTTGATTTCGGCTTTAATTTCATCTAGACTCGCGTCGACTTGATTTTGAACAATACGAACTAACTGTTCCACGTTTTCTGGTTGATCGGTTTCCAAAACGTCTAAGATTACTGATTCCAGTAGCGTCATTTGTTCACCAGCCTTTCCTTATCATCGAGTTTACATAAAAAAGTAGTTCTTCTAAAGAATAAAAACTCAAAAAATATTCATGAGAAAACGACCAAAGTATTGACTAAAATTATATTAAAAAAATAAAAAATGGGCAATAGCCCATTGGAAGATTTTTGGTTTAGGCTTAACCGACTAGTTTGAATAGCGGGTGTTTGCCTTCTTCGTGGGGCCGTGTTCCTAGGTCTGCGGTTGCAGTTAGAATGTAGGTATCAATTACAGCTACAGCAGGAAATACATATTCTGCGAATTCGATTGGACCAAACATAATCCAGTCTGCACCAATCATTGGCAGAATTGCGTTTTGTGCTGCGTCAGTTGCTTTCTTAACTTCTTTTGAGAAATTCCCTTTAACCCATCCGAGTGTGTCGGAAACGTTTCCGATTCCAGTTCCTACGGCTCCGATGTCACCATATTTTTCTTTGATGACTTTAATTGCTTGAAGACCTGCACCTACACCAATGCCCCATGCGGACATGGATGTGTCAATGAGCATTCCTTCGATTCCAGCTTGTTCAGCCAGAGGCAATGCCGCTTCCAGTGCAGATAGCTTTCCTTCAACAGTATCATCTGTTGGGTTGTCACACAAGACAATTGAAGCTTTTACGCCACATTCTTTTAGGTTTTCGAGTTCTTTGTCTTTAACGCCTTTGTAGATAGAGTTGTTAATGAGTCGTGGAGATAATCCAACTTGTGCTGCCCATTTGATTGCTTCCATTCGGAGTTTTGGGCTGATTGCGTCAATTTGGATTGGAGCATCAGTTACTTTTGCAACAAATTCAATGTATCTTTGGAAAGATTCAACTGAAGTTCCGACAACGTCCACAATGAATGGGTTGGTTGTCATATCAGAGAGCACATCAAGCCTGTTGATGAGTGCTTCAGCTTTTGCTTTGTCGAAAGTTCCTAGCTTTTTGTCTGTTACTATTTTTTGTCCGATGTAAAATATTGAAGCAGTTAGAACAGTTGGACATTCTCCGGGCTGTCCGCCGAGTTTGATACCGCCGGCTTCAACAATTTTTTGTGGTCTTTCGAATCTGTACATTTTCTTGCTCACTTTAAGTTTACTCGACGAAGTTTCCGTCGAGCTTATTTGGAGGCCATTGCTTTTTTGGCGATGGCTACGGCTTCTTCTCGAGTTTCACCGAATAGTGCACCGATTTCTTCTGCGTCGTCTTCGTCTACTGCTGCGCCGCCAATCATA
This window harbors:
- a CDS encoding 4Fe-4S binding protein, with product MNIKIDYVKCKECDIYTCVDCCAMAVFNIEDNKPVIVDIDSCTLCGICEDLCQKKAITLDRS
- a CDS encoding adenosylcobinamide amidohydrolase, translating into MKLETNIDSFEAEIQENKLILKSKFPLKILSSAVLNGGTQKANCIINVQVSEDTGSDVDDKVHRDARDFLLDEITKAGIPQDNVVAIMTAARMTNVEVVSEKFQDLTLTTFVTAGAYFAATPGDEIASKQVAFPPKKWGTINTIIVVDGNLTESCMVNAIVSATEAKAAALRELDVRSRFSGEVATGTVTDSVVIACTKHGNTIKYAGSGTIIGELIGKSVKVALKSAIFKQENMYSNRSLTRRLEERGVTVENLTILFSQIRPILRNNLEKREQFIKEFKQVLADQNIAALVIAALRLDEDVKTNLIPEGKNNEETDDFVLHKILQKAVTDYLSKQEAEFKFVRPDYLSSTFSDEMGWFTRSVLSAVMHCVYLNTLEKQKD
- a CDS encoding DUF1616 domain-containing protein, with amino-acid sequence MTLLESVILDVLETDQPENVEQLVRIVQNQVDASLDEIKAEIKRLHKKGMVSLEEPKTPKQNFVQFLFAKDNYWFWIIMVTSILTFASIVLIPENQGLVSYIRYVFAFVLVAFLPGYCLTKTLFPKKTTLDPIEIIVFSIGLSFALTTLMGLFLSFSSIGLTLATTLPTLTVIVVVLAMLALLRTYKKQ
- the mtrH gene encoding tetrahydromethanopterin S-methyltransferase subunit H; amino-acid sequence: MSKKMYRFERPQKIVEAGGIKLGGQPGECPTVLTASIFYIGQKIVTDKKLGTFDKAKAEALINRLDVLSDMTTNPFIVDVVGTSVESFQRYIEFVAKVTDAPIQIDAISPKLRMEAIKWAAQVGLSPRLINNSIYKGVKDKELENLKECGVKASIVLCDNPTDDTVEGKLSALEAALPLAEQAGIEGMLIDTSMSAWGIGVGAGLQAIKVIKEKYGDIGAVGTGIGNVSDTLGWVKGNFSKEVKKATDAAQNAILPMIGADWIMFGPIEFAEYVFPAVAVIDTYILTATADLGTRPHEEGKHPLFKLVG